Proteins encoded in a region of the Chryseobacterium piperi genome:
- the rplL gene encoding 50S ribosomal protein L7/L12, which yields MSDLKNLAETLVNLTVKDVNELATILKDEYGIEPAAAAVVVAGGAAGEAAEEKTEFDVILKSAGASKLAIVKLVKDLTGAGLKEAKDIVDGAPAPIKTGISKDEAEALKKQLEEAGAEVELK from the coding sequence ATGTCAGATTTAAAAAATTTAGCTGAAACGCTAGTAAACTTAACAGTAAAAGACGTAAATGAATTAGCTACTATCCTTAAGGATGAGTACGGAATTGAGCCAGCTGCTGCTGCTGTAGTAGTTGCAGGTGGAGCTGCAGGTGAAGCTGCTGAAGAAAAGACTGAATTCGACGTAATTCTTAAGTCTGCAGGTGCTTCTAAATTAGCTATCGTTAAATTAGTAAAAGATTTAACTGGTGCTGGTCTTAAAGAAGCTAAAGATATCGTAGATGGTGCTCCTGCTCCAATCAAAACTGGTATCTCTAAAGACGAAGCTGAAGCTCTTAAGAAGCAACTTGAAGAAGCTGGTGCTGAAGTAGAATTGAAATAA
- a CDS encoding IS1182 family transposase: MLSTSKVVFKDYTPKENLLFPPNLSELIDERHPVKIVSNIIDGLDIKSLIKTYKPGGTSCYHPKMLLKVLIYGYLSNIYSSRKMEQALKENIHFMWLSAMSRPDHNTLNRFRSERLKGEIKAIFTQIVLLLEKEGLVSLKTTFVDGTKIEANANRYTFVWGRAVKKHKERIAEQLEELWNYAETVAKDELENTESIDFKEVDSEKVTQTIEKINEVLKDKKVASKVRQKLNYAKKNWADNLEKYKKQQELLEDRNSYSKTDTDATFMRMKEDHMRNGQLKPAYNLQISTHRQFILHYSIHPNPTDTKTLATHLLGFEESYHKAPKELVADAGYGSEENYNLLKSKKIKAYVKYNYFRKDQKSGQITTSQNNPKLAKIREKVFKLLNTSKGIKLRKQRCHDVEPVFAELKHNKNFKRFMLRGKNKVEVEIGILAIAHNLKKMSKAA; the protein is encoded by the coding sequence GTGTTAAGTACGTCAAAAGTAGTCTTTAAAGATTACACCCCCAAAGAAAATCTGCTTTTTCCTCCCAATTTATCGGAGTTGATTGATGAGCGACATCCTGTGAAAATTGTTTCAAACATTATTGATGGCTTGGATATCAAAAGCTTAATTAAAACCTACAAACCTGGCGGAACATCTTGCTACCACCCGAAAATGCTTTTGAAAGTTTTGATTTATGGCTATTTAAGCAATATCTATTCAAGCCGCAAAATGGAGCAGGCCTTGAAAGAAAACATCCATTTTATGTGGCTCTCTGCAATGAGCCGTCCCGATCATAACACCTTAAACAGGTTCCGTAGTGAACGATTGAAAGGTGAGATTAAAGCTATTTTCACACAAATTGTTCTTCTTTTGGAAAAGGAAGGTTTGGTAAGTCTGAAAACCACTTTTGTAGATGGCACCAAGATAGAAGCCAATGCCAATCGCTATACTTTTGTTTGGGGAAGAGCTGTCAAAAAACACAAAGAAAGGATTGCAGAGCAATTAGAAGAGCTTTGGAACTATGCAGAAACAGTTGCCAAAGACGAGCTTGAAAATACAGAAAGTATTGATTTTAAAGAAGTAGATTCTGAAAAAGTAACTCAAACCATCGAAAAGATCAATGAAGTTTTGAAAGATAAAAAAGTAGCTTCAAAAGTTCGTCAGAAACTGAATTATGCTAAGAAAAACTGGGCAGATAATTTAGAGAAATATAAAAAACAGCAAGAATTATTAGAAGATAGAAATTCCTATTCCAAAACCGATACAGACGCTACTTTTATGCGAATGAAGGAGGATCATATGCGAAACGGACAACTAAAACCCGCTTACAATCTACAAATTTCTACCCATAGACAATTCATTTTACATTATTCAATTCATCCCAACCCAACAGACACCAAAACATTAGCGACTCATTTACTGGGTTTTGAAGAAAGCTATCATAAAGCTCCCAAAGAGCTTGTTGCTGATGCTGGTTATGGCTCAGAAGAAAATTACAACTTGTTAAAATCTAAGAAAATAAAAGCTTATGTTAAATATAATTACTTCAGAAAAGATCAGAAATCGGGACAAATAACCACTTCACAAAACAATCCTAAATTGGCAAAAATCAGAGAAAAGGTTTTCAAACTTCTTAATACCAGCAAGGGCATCAAACTCAGAAAACAAAGATGCCATGATGTTGAACCTGTTTTTGCAGAGCTCAAACACAACAAAAATTTTAAACGATTCATGCTTCGGGGAAAAAATAAAGTCGAGGTAGAAATCGGCATACTCGCAATTGCCCACAATCTAAAGAAAATGTCAAAAGCAGCCTAA